A window of the Gordonia humi genome harbors these coding sequences:
- a CDS encoding diacylglycerol kinase family protein: MRVMLITNPFATFTTVEGRDALANTLASRFTVDIRRTTHRGHAGELGAEATAHGYDAVVVHGGDGSVNEVANGMVGAPSSTIRDRADIPALGVVPGGSANVFARALNISRDPLTATAQLMELLDSGARRPISLGHTLDRWFLFNAGMGMDAIVVRRMEELRHKGRRATAGRYLRTTVGSFFRPSVTPPTFTVTVPDHDPIDGVRFGFVSNTGPWTYLGTRPIRTNPNTDFSRGLGIFAATSVSVPRNIVLGSRLLRGADPKAAHLFRDDDVEWVEFRSAEPADVQMDGDYLGEYTGLDFGYRHDVIDVVAASTAD, translated from the coding sequence GTGCGCGTCATGCTCATCACCAACCCGTTTGCGACCTTCACCACCGTGGAAGGTCGTGATGCGCTGGCCAACACCCTCGCTTCACGCTTCACCGTCGACATCCGCCGCACGACGCACCGCGGCCATGCGGGCGAGCTCGGCGCCGAGGCCACCGCGCACGGTTACGACGCCGTCGTCGTGCACGGCGGCGACGGCTCGGTCAACGAGGTGGCCAACGGAATGGTGGGCGCACCGTCGTCGACGATCCGCGATCGCGCCGACATCCCCGCTCTCGGCGTGGTCCCGGGCGGCAGCGCGAACGTCTTCGCTCGCGCCCTGAACATCAGCCGCGACCCGCTCACCGCCACCGCACAGCTGATGGAGTTGCTCGACTCGGGCGCCCGCCGACCGATCAGCCTCGGCCACACTCTGGACCGCTGGTTCCTCTTCAACGCCGGCATGGGCATGGACGCGATCGTCGTACGCCGCATGGAGGAGTTGCGACACAAGGGCCGCCGCGCGACGGCGGGCCGCTATCTGCGCACCACGGTCGGCTCGTTCTTCCGTCCGTCGGTCACTCCCCCGACGTTCACCGTCACCGTTCCCGACCACGATCCGATCGACGGGGTCCGCTTCGGATTCGTCAGTAACACCGGTCCGTGGACATATCTGGGCACCCGTCCGATCCGCACCAATCCGAACACCGACTTCTCGCGCGGGCTCGGAATCTTCGCTGCGACGTCCGTCTCAGTTCCCCGCAACATCGTGCTGGGCTCCAGACTCCTCCGCGGCGCCGATCCGAAAGCCGCGCACCTGTTCCGCGACGACGACGTTGAGTGGGTCGAGTTCCGGTCCGCAGAACCTGCCGATGTGCAGATGGACGGCGACTACCTGGGCGAATACACAGGTCTGGACTTCGGATACCGTCACGACGTGATCGATGTGGTGGCCGCGTCGACGGCCGATTAA
- a CDS encoding biotin/lipoyl-binding carrier protein: MPEDVVAEIVATVLEVSVAEGQEVAAGDTLVLLESMKMEIPVLAEDPGTLDRVEVTVGDVIQAGDVIATYRA, from the coding sequence ATGCCTGAAGACGTCGTCGCTGAAATCGTCGCCACCGTCCTCGAGGTCTCCGTCGCCGAAGGTCAGGAGGTCGCCGCGGGCGACACCCTGGTGCTCCTGGAGTCGATGAAGATGGAGATTCCCGTCCTGGCCGAGGACCCGGGCACCCTCGACCGGGTCGAGGTCACTGTGGGCGACGTGATTCAGGCGGGCGATGTGATCGCCACCTACCGCGCCTGA
- a CDS encoding NUDIX domain-containing protein: MPQTSAGILLWRRRSDDVEVLLVHPGGPFFARKDDGFWSIPKGLVEPGEDLLVAARREFAEETGHQAPDGDAVDLGQARLKSGKRVHVFALEGDLDPETVVSNTFETVWPPRSGRTQTFPEVDRAAWFTRAEAATKLNAAQAEIVMRVEW, translated from the coding sequence ATGCCTCAGACCAGTGCGGGAATCCTGTTGTGGCGGCGGCGGTCCGACGACGTCGAGGTGCTCTTGGTCCATCCGGGCGGGCCGTTCTTCGCGCGGAAGGACGATGGTTTCTGGTCGATCCCGAAAGGGCTGGTCGAACCGGGGGAGGACCTGCTCGTCGCCGCTCGCCGTGAGTTCGCCGAGGAGACCGGCCACCAGGCGCCCGACGGCGACGCCGTCGATCTCGGCCAGGCGCGGCTCAAGTCCGGCAAACGGGTGCACGTGTTCGCGCTGGAGGGCGACCTCGACCCGGAGACGGTCGTGAGCAACACGTTCGAGACGGTGTGGCCGCCGCGATCCGGTCGGACGCAGACGTTCCCCGAAGTCGACCGCGCCGCGTGGTTCACCAGGGCGGAAGCCGCGACGAAGCTCAACGCGGCACAGGCCGAGATCGTGATGCGTGTGGAATGGTAG
- the rsrA gene encoding mycothiol system anti-sigma-R factor, whose product MSTGVPERDEQFEMLDCSAVVADIWLLLDDECDAGARDRLQGHLDGCPSCLEHYGVQRQLKELISRKCGNDAAPDGLRERLRLEIRRSVTIRQTVYRTEQ is encoded by the coding sequence ATGAGCACCGGGGTACCCGAACGAGACGAGCAGTTCGAGATGCTCGACTGCTCCGCCGTCGTCGCCGACATCTGGCTTCTGCTCGACGACGAATGCGACGCAGGAGCCCGGGATCGCCTCCAGGGACACCTCGACGGCTGCCCGAGCTGCCTGGAGCATTACGGCGTGCAGCGCCAGCTCAAGGAGCTCATCAGCCGCAAATGCGGGAACGACGCCGCGCCCGACGGGCTGCGCGAACGACTCCGGCTGGAGATCCGCCGCTCGGTGACCATCCGGCAGACGGTCTATCGCACCGAACAGTAG
- a CDS encoding aminotransferase class I/II-fold pyridoxal phosphate-dependent enzyme, producing the protein MRFSQRAEAVSPFFAMEFGRRAAELEAAGHRVVKLNIGEPDFGAPPAFLRAVREVSDGRALAYTGALGLTELREAIARFTDEQFGAPVDPRRVVVTTGASAALLLSCAALIDPGDEVLVGDPSYPCNRRFAESFGARVRLLETDPASHFQLDAATVADAWGESTRGVMVASPSNPTGTSLAYDALLDLCEAARERDGWRIVDEIYLGLADGDRHSVAADDPGAIVVNSFSKYFGMTGWRLGWAIVPDEMVPVAERLAQNYYICPPTPAQLAALTCFEPETIAVAEQRREVLRERRRLVLDGLARIGLSVPTEPDGAFYVYVDVSGTGLTATRFCDRALAEAQVALTPGKDFGDAGAERYVRLSYATSSDDLALGVERLGTFVAAL; encoded by the coding sequence ATGCGTTTCTCCCAGCGTGCCGAGGCCGTGTCCCCGTTCTTCGCGATGGAGTTCGGCCGCCGCGCAGCCGAACTCGAAGCCGCCGGACACCGTGTGGTCAAGCTCAACATCGGCGAACCGGACTTCGGCGCACCGCCCGCGTTCCTGCGGGCGGTGCGCGAGGTCAGCGACGGCCGCGCCCTCGCCTATACGGGCGCACTCGGCCTCACCGAACTGCGTGAGGCGATCGCCCGATTCACCGATGAGCAGTTCGGCGCACCGGTCGACCCGCGCCGCGTGGTCGTCACCACCGGCGCCTCCGCCGCCCTGCTCCTGTCCTGCGCCGCGCTCATCGATCCCGGCGACGAAGTCCTGGTCGGCGACCCGTCCTACCCGTGCAATCGGCGCTTCGCCGAGAGCTTCGGCGCGCGGGTCCGGCTCCTGGAGACCGATCCGGCGTCGCACTTCCAACTGGACGCGGCGACGGTCGCCGACGCCTGGGGCGAGTCGACCCGCGGGGTGATGGTCGCATCGCCGTCCAACCCGACGGGGACATCGCTCGCCTACGACGCTCTGCTCGACCTGTGCGAGGCGGCACGCGAGCGCGACGGCTGGCGGATCGTCGACGAGATCTACCTGGGTCTGGCCGACGGCGACCGGCACAGTGTGGCCGCCGACGATCCCGGCGCGATCGTGGTGAACAGCTTCTCCAAGTACTTCGGGATGACCGGATGGCGCCTGGGGTGGGCGATCGTCCCGGACGAGATGGTGCCCGTCGCCGAGCGCCTCGCCCAGAACTACTACATCTGTCCGCCGACCCCTGCGCAGCTGGCCGCGCTGACCTGCTTCGAACCGGAGACGATCGCCGTCGCCGAACAGCGGCGCGAGGTGCTGCGTGAACGGCGACGGCTCGTCCTCGACGGTCTGGCCCGCATCGGCCTGTCTGTTCCGACCGAGCCCGACGGCGCGTTCTACGTGTACGTCGACGTGTCCGGAACCGGCCTGACGGCGACCCGGTTCTGCGACCGAGCGCTCGCCGAGGCCCAGGTGGCCCTCACCCCGGGCAAAGACTTCGGCGACGCCGGAGCCGAGCGGTACGTACGCCTGTCGTACGCGACGTCGAGCGACGACCTGGCACTGGGCGTCGAACGGCTCGGAACGTTCGTGGCCGCGCTGTAG
- a CDS encoding WhiB family transcriptional regulator, with the protein MDWRHKAICRDEDPELFFPVGTSGPAIAQVADAKLVCQRCPVTADCLTWALETGQDAGVWGGMSEDERRALKRRNARTRARSAV; encoded by the coding sequence ATGGACTGGCGCCACAAAGCCATCTGCCGCGATGAGGACCCCGAGCTGTTCTTCCCGGTCGGGACCAGCGGCCCGGCGATCGCGCAGGTCGCGGACGCCAAGCTGGTGTGTCAGCGTTGCCCGGTGACCGCCGACTGCCTCACGTGGGCGCTCGAGACCGGCCAGGACGCAGGCGTCTGGGGAGGCATGAGCGAGGACGAGCGTCGCGCGCTCAAGCGTCGCAACGCCCGTACCCGCGCCCGCAGCGCCGTCTGA
- a CDS encoding sigma-70 family RNA polymerase sigma factor: MLIAWPSDTDADQRSLDSTEPASSEGNSVSDTQVPPEPDGHEETEAELSERFERDALPLLDQLYGGALRMTRNPADAEDLVQETYVKAFSAFKSFKEGTNLKAWMYRILTNTYINSYRKKQRQPAQYPTEEITDWQLAATAEHTSTGLRSAEIEALDALPDQEIKDALAQLPEDFRMAVYYADVEGLPYKEIAEIMDTPIGTVMSRLHRGRRQLRDLLADVAHERGIGLDRTGEAVR; encoded by the coding sequence ATGCTGATCGCCTGGCCGTCTGACACAGACGCGGACCAGCGATCGCTAGACTCGACGGAACCAGCGTCAAGCGAAGGGAACTCTGTGTCGGACACCCAGGTGCCGCCCGAGCCGGACGGCCATGAGGAGACGGAAGCCGAGCTCAGCGAGCGGTTCGAGCGCGACGCGCTGCCGCTGCTCGACCAGTTGTACGGCGGCGCCCTGCGCATGACCCGCAACCCGGCCGACGCCGAAGACCTCGTCCAGGAGACGTATGTCAAGGCGTTCTCGGCGTTCAAATCGTTCAAAGAGGGCACCAACCTGAAGGCGTGGATGTACCGCATCCTCACGAACACCTACATCAACTCGTACCGGAAGAAGCAGCGTCAGCCTGCGCAGTATCCGACCGAGGAGATCACCGACTGGCAGCTCGCCGCCACCGCCGAGCACACGTCGACGGGTCTGCGGTCGGCCGAGATCGAAGCGCTCGACGCCCTCCCGGACCAGGAGATCAAGGACGCGCTGGCACAACTGCCCGAGGACTTCCGGATGGCCGTGTACTACGCGGACGTGGAGGGCCTGCCCTACAAGGAGATCGCCGAGATCATGGACACTCCCATCGGAACGGTGATGTCCCGACTGCACCGCGGTCGTCGCCAGCTGCGCGACCTGCTGGCCGACGTCGCGCACGAGCGAGGCATCGGCCTCGATCGCACCGGGGAGGCCGTCCGATGA
- a CDS encoding quinone oxidoreductase family protein — protein MTRRLLATGYGEPATVLSLVDVDAASPGDGEVVVSIEAAGLNPFDVKRVHGAMGADPAKLPLVLGGEAAGAVRVAADGTGFAPGDRVVVYPATGAFADEIVAPVTNVHRLPDAVTTETAAGLLLAGVTAYDTIATVDVGADDVVLIHGGSGAVGSVATSLAVARGATVIATASPANHEYLRGLGATPIGHDGDIAASVRAAVDAPVSAVIDTVGNDAAIDASLQLVPADRIVSIAAFGRADDGIVLLDGSSEASRAHRRDAVRPLLDAVADGRIAVDIAATYPLTEAAAAFDALAGPHPRGKYLIVP, from the coding sequence ATGACACGCAGACTCCTCGCCACCGGCTACGGTGAGCCCGCCACGGTCCTGTCCCTCGTCGACGTCGACGCCGCGAGTCCCGGAGACGGCGAGGTGGTCGTATCGATCGAGGCCGCCGGGCTCAACCCGTTCGACGTCAAACGCGTTCACGGCGCGATGGGCGCGGATCCGGCGAAACTGCCGCTCGTCCTCGGCGGAGAGGCCGCCGGAGCGGTTCGCGTCGCGGCCGACGGCACCGGGTTCGCTCCCGGCGACCGCGTGGTCGTCTATCCCGCGACCGGAGCCTTCGCCGACGAGATCGTCGCACCCGTGACGAACGTCCACCGTCTGCCCGACGCCGTGACGACGGAGACGGCCGCCGGACTGCTCCTGGCCGGTGTGACCGCCTACGACACGATCGCCACCGTCGACGTCGGAGCCGACGACGTCGTCCTGATCCATGGCGGATCCGGCGCGGTCGGATCTGTCGCCACATCCCTGGCCGTGGCGCGCGGCGCGACGGTGATCGCCACCGCCTCGCCCGCCAACCACGAGTATCTGCGCGGGCTGGGGGCGACTCCGATCGGCCACGACGGCGACATCGCGGCCAGTGTGCGGGCGGCCGTCGACGCACCGGTCTCCGCGGTGATCGACACCGTCGGGAACGACGCCGCGATCGACGCGTCCCTGCAGCTCGTGCCCGCCGATCGGATCGTCAGCATCGCGGCGTTCGGCCGCGCCGACGACGGCATCGTACTGCTGGACGGATCGAGCGAGGCGAGCCGCGCACATCGTCGCGACGCCGTGCGACCCCTCCTGGATGCGGTCGCCGACGGGCGCATCGCCGTCGACATCGCCGCGACGTATCCCTTGACCGAGGCGGCCGCGGCGTTCGACGCGCTCGCGGGGCCGCACCCGCGCGGCAAGTATCTGATCGTGCCCTGA
- a CDS encoding SOS response-associated peptidase produces the protein MCGRYAVTTDPARLAAEIDACDEITDTDAAEAFVDGNYNVAPTTTVMTVVDRHDRNDPDADVARRVRAMRWGLVPSWTKELGKGPVLFNARAESLAEKPAFRNSLKGKRALVPMDGWYEWKPGPTGPNGKPTKVPYFMSPDDGTRLFMGALWAAWRPAPARATDDRSAWVSSTTIITTAAVGDLTQVHHRMPLIMPFEYWDAWLDPDSAVDTALLAPPDTELVDRIEIREVSPLVNRVANNGPELLAPV, from the coding sequence ATGTGCGGACGCTATGCAGTGACCACCGATCCGGCCCGGCTGGCGGCGGAGATCGACGCCTGCGACGAGATCACCGACACCGACGCCGCGGAGGCATTCGTCGACGGGAACTACAACGTCGCACCGACGACGACGGTGATGACCGTCGTCGATCGTCATGACCGCAACGACCCCGACGCCGACGTCGCGCGACGCGTCCGCGCGATGCGGTGGGGGCTCGTGCCGTCCTGGACGAAGGAACTCGGCAAGGGACCGGTGCTCTTCAACGCTCGCGCGGAGTCGCTCGCCGAGAAGCCCGCGTTCCGGAACTCCCTCAAAGGAAAGCGCGCCCTGGTCCCGATGGACGGCTGGTACGAGTGGAAGCCGGGGCCGACCGGTCCGAACGGGAAGCCGACGAAGGTCCCGTACTTCATGTCGCCGGACGACGGCACCCGCCTGTTCATGGGCGCGTTGTGGGCCGCCTGGCGGCCCGCCCCGGCACGGGCGACGGACGACCGCTCGGCGTGGGTCTCGTCGACGACGATCATCACCACCGCCGCGGTCGGCGACCTGACGCAGGTGCACCACCGGATGCCGCTGATCATGCCGTTCGAGTACTGGGACGCCTGGCTCGACCCCGACTCGGCCGTCGACACCGCGCTGCTCGCGCCGCCCGACACCGAACTCGTCGACCGCATCGAGATCCGCGAGGTGTCGCCGTTGGTGAATCGCGTCGCGAACAACGGACCGGAGCTGTTGGCTCCGGTGTGA
- a CDS encoding VOC family protein, giving the protein MEILTSRTLLTSADPQTLTDFYRDVLGLAVAREYPGGTVFHAGAGLIEIPAHMPARDGVGDVLWLQVRDVAAARGELATAGVPIVAEPETKPWGLIEMTVHDPDGRALILVQIPADHPLRRDLR; this is encoded by the coding sequence ATGGAGATCCTGACCAGCCGCACCCTGCTGACCTCGGCCGACCCGCAGACCCTCACCGACTTCTACCGGGACGTCCTCGGGCTGGCCGTCGCGCGGGAGTATCCGGGCGGCACCGTCTTCCATGCCGGAGCCGGACTGATCGAGATCCCCGCGCACATGCCCGCCCGCGACGGCGTCGGCGATGTGCTGTGGCTGCAGGTGCGCGACGTCGCCGCCGCACGCGGCGAGCTGGCCACGGCCGGGGTTCCGATTGTCGCCGAACCGGAGACCAAGCCGTGGGGCCTGATCGAGATGACCGTGCACGATCCGGACGGTCGCGCGCTGATCCTGGTGCAGATCCCGGCGGACCATCCACTGCGCCGCGACCTGCGCTGA
- a CDS encoding flavin-containing monooxygenase has product MTDVRPDHEAVIVGAGFGGMGAAIEMKRQGVTDIAILEREDDLGGTWHVNHYPGLAVDIASVTYSYSFEPNPDWSRLFAPGTELKAYAEHVADKYDLRRHMEFGVVVAGADWDDDAGVWTVRTEDGRAITARYLLTATGFLSQPYTPDFPGIDSFEGEIIHTTAWRDGYDFHGKRAAVIGTGATAVQLIPEIARTATHLTVFQRTPIWVVPKIDFPIPAPVRRLFGAVPLTQKAARAVNTSLLEALMVFGVLHYRQAKPGNQLAALLSKAHLRTQVRDAGTRRRLTPSYDFGCKRPTFSNHYFRVFNRPDVDLQTSSIVRVEPDGIVVDDGTKVEIDTLVLATGFNLWDVNFPAFAITGRNGRDLGKWWREGRFQAYEGITVPHFPNFLTLNSPYSYSGLSYFTTIEGQMRHMARLFGEMRRRGSDRFEVTEQANERFLDRATERLGDSVFYAGDCSGSRSYYFNQHGEATLLRPQSTLSTLREMDSFPLEDYTYA; this is encoded by the coding sequence ATGACCGACGTGAGACCCGACCACGAAGCAGTCATCGTCGGCGCCGGATTCGGCGGGATGGGCGCGGCGATCGAGATGAAACGGCAGGGCGTCACCGATATCGCGATCCTCGAACGCGAGGACGATCTCGGCGGCACGTGGCACGTCAACCACTACCCGGGCCTCGCGGTCGACATCGCATCGGTCACCTACTCGTACTCGTTCGAACCGAACCCGGACTGGTCGCGACTGTTCGCGCCGGGCACCGAGCTCAAGGCGTACGCCGAGCACGTCGCCGACAAGTACGACCTGCGACGGCACATGGAGTTCGGCGTCGTCGTCGCCGGCGCCGACTGGGACGACGACGCGGGCGTGTGGACGGTGCGCACCGAGGACGGCCGCGCGATCACCGCGCGCTACCTCCTCACCGCCACCGGCTTCCTGTCGCAGCCGTACACCCCCGACTTCCCCGGCATCGACTCGTTCGAGGGCGAGATCATCCACACCACCGCGTGGCGTGACGGCTACGACTTCCACGGCAAGAGGGCCGCGGTCATCGGCACCGGAGCCACCGCGGTCCAGCTGATTCCGGAGATCGCCCGGACCGCAACGCATCTCACCGTCTTTCAGAGAACCCCGATCTGGGTGGTGCCGAAGATCGACTTCCCGATCCCGGCGCCCGTCCGCAGACTGTTCGGCGCGGTCCCGCTGACGCAGAAGGCGGCGCGCGCGGTCAACACGTCCCTGCTCGAAGCGCTGATGGTGTTCGGTGTCCTGCACTACCGCCAGGCCAAGCCCGGCAATCAGCTCGCCGCGCTCCTGTCGAAGGCACACCTGCGCACCCAGGTCCGGGATGCGGGCACGCGTCGGCGACTCACGCCGTCGTACGACTTCGGCTGCAAGCGACCGACCTTCAGCAACCACTACTTCCGGGTGTTCAACCGGCCCGACGTCGACCTGCAGACCTCGTCGATCGTACGGGTGGAGCCCGACGGGATCGTCGTCGACGACGGGACGAAGGTCGAGATCGACACTCTCGTCCTGGCGACCGGATTCAACCTGTGGGACGTGAACTTCCCGGCGTTCGCCATCACCGGCCGCAACGGCCGCGATCTCGGAAAATGGTGGCGCGAAGGCCGCTTCCAGGCCTACGAGGGCATCACCGTACCGCATTTCCCGAACTTCCTGACGCTCAACAGCCCGTACTCCTACAGCGGCCTCTCGTACTTCACCACGATCGAAGGCCAGATGCGGCACATGGCCAGGCTCTTCGGTGAGATGCGTCGCCGCGGATCCGACCGCTTCGAGGTGACCGAACAGGCCAACGAGCGCTTCCTCGACCGTGCGACCGAGAGGCTCGGCGACTCCGTGTTCTATGCGGGCGACTGCAGCGGCTCGCGGAGCTACTACTTCAACCAGCACGGTGAGGCGACGCTGCTGCGTCCCCAGTCGACGCTGTCCACGCTGCGCGAGATGGACTCGTTCCCGCTGGAGGACTACACGTACGCGTGA
- a CDS encoding DUF5313 family protein: MSATRPGPLQKVGYLLGRRLPDEMRDWVLVDLTGPGHTRRYIVRGLVPIVPFLIAFAFIPGPWWIVGGMMLLILIPFVYFQIALIRVYRRHLLVNNGLDGSLVDAVKIERANAAADEYRSKYR, encoded by the coding sequence ATGAGTGCTACCCGTCCTGGTCCCCTGCAGAAGGTGGGCTATCTGCTCGGCCGCAGGCTTCCCGACGAGATGCGGGACTGGGTGCTGGTCGATCTGACCGGGCCGGGCCACACCCGCCGATACATCGTCCGCGGACTGGTCCCGATCGTCCCGTTCCTCATCGCCTTCGCGTTCATCCCCGGACCGTGGTGGATCGTCGGCGGCATGATGCTGCTCATCCTGATCCCGTTCGTCTACTTCCAGATCGCCCTGATCCGCGTCTACCGCCGCCACCTGCTGGTCAACAACGGCCTGGACGGGTCCCTGGTCGATGCGGTGAAGATCGAGCGGGCGAACGCCGCCGCCGACGAGTACCGGAGCAAGTACCGGTAG
- a CDS encoding sensor histidine kinase produces the protein MATLHDLLAEHTTLPDAAAAHLQRLVAEWQLLADLSFADYLLAVRGTDGNLVYVAQCRPNTASTVFQQDEVGHRVERPASPQGANPLIITALETGRIEQDSIATRFGNLLIDRIAIPVTFDGRVIAVLGRAGDASETRPASPLEAAYRDAAQALCEMVVEGTFPLDEANTLGLSTPRAGDGFIRVGPDGRVVYASPNALSAVHRMGWTTDLSGVVVADLVARLLTDPFESADAAAMIEAASGDALPGPDLALRMELDARRANVLVRAVPLRSRDRSRGAVVLIRDVTEVKRRDLALISKDATIREIHHRVKNNLQSVSALLRLQARRSGNQETIQALAEAVRRVSSIALVHEMLSGSVDEEVDLDAIVDRVSSSLVDVTLPDGGGARVRIRRDSRLGVLAADLAMPLVMVLTEVLQNSIEHGFSPGQQGALIVIDAVRDVRSLQVRVTDNGKGLPPDFDLAASDRLGLQIVRTLVSNDLRGTIDIAPVPIGVGTRVELDIPLH, from the coding sequence ATGGCAACACTGCACGACCTGCTCGCCGAGCACACCACCCTGCCCGATGCGGCGGCGGCGCATCTGCAGCGACTGGTCGCCGAGTGGCAACTCCTCGCCGACCTCTCCTTCGCCGACTATCTCCTCGCGGTCCGCGGCACCGACGGCAACCTCGTGTACGTGGCGCAATGTCGTCCCAACACGGCGTCGACGGTGTTTCAACAGGACGAGGTCGGCCACCGCGTGGAACGGCCCGCCAGCCCGCAGGGCGCCAATCCGCTGATCATCACCGCACTGGAGACCGGCCGGATCGAGCAGGACTCGATCGCCACGAGGTTCGGCAACCTGCTGATCGACCGCATCGCGATTCCGGTGACCTTCGACGGTCGGGTGATCGCGGTGCTCGGGCGCGCGGGCGACGCCTCCGAGACCCGTCCGGCCTCACCTCTGGAGGCCGCGTACCGGGATGCCGCGCAGGCGTTGTGCGAGATGGTCGTGGAGGGCACGTTCCCGCTCGACGAGGCCAACACCCTCGGGCTGTCGACACCGAGAGCCGGTGACGGGTTCATCCGGGTCGGTCCGGACGGGCGTGTGGTGTACGCCAGTCCCAACGCGCTCTCGGCCGTCCATCGCATGGGATGGACCACCGATCTGTCGGGCGTCGTCGTCGCCGATCTGGTGGCCAGGCTCCTGACCGATCCGTTCGAGTCGGCCGATGCGGCCGCCATGATCGAGGCGGCCAGCGGCGACGCGCTGCCCGGCCCCGATCTGGCGCTGCGCATGGAACTGGACGCGCGGCGGGCCAACGTGCTGGTGCGGGCCGTGCCGCTGCGGTCCCGCGACCGGTCGCGGGGTGCCGTGGTGTTGATCCGCGACGTCACCGAGGTGAAGCGTCGAGACCTCGCGTTGATCAGCAAGGACGCCACGATCCGCGAGATCCACCACCGTGTGAAGAACAATCTGCAGTCGGTGTCCGCGCTGTTGCGGCTGCAGGCGCGACGGTCCGGCAACCAGGAGACCATCCAGGCGCTCGCCGAGGCCGTACGCCGCGTGTCGTCGATCGCGTTGGTCCACGAGATGCTGTCGGGCAGTGTCGACGAGGAAGTGGATCTGGACGCCATCGTCGACCGGGTGTCGTCGTCGCTGGTGGACGTCACCCTGCCGGACGGCGGGGGCGCCCGCGTCCGGATCAGGCGCGACAGCCGCCTCGGCGTCCTGGCCGCCGATCTGGCGATGCCGCTGGTGATGGTGCTGACCGAGGTCTTGCAGAACTCCATCGAGCACGGCTTCTCACCGGGTCAGCAGGGGGCGCTCATCGTCATCGACGCCGTACGCGACGTTCGGAGTCTGCAGGTGCGGGTGACCGATAACGGCAAGGGCCTGCCGCCTGACTTCGATCTGGCCGCGTCCGACCGTCTCGGGCTGCAGATCGTGCGGACGCTGGTGTCGAACGACCTGCGCGGGACCATCGACATCGCACCGGTCCCGATCGGGGTGGGGACCAGGGTCGAGTTGGACATCCCGTTGCACTGA
- a CDS encoding aldo/keto reductase, whose translation MAHNTVPSITLNNDVAIPQLGFGTFQIPPADTKAAVLTALEAGYRHIDTAQMYGNEREVGAAVRESGIPRDEVFVTSKLNNDKHDPAAAVAGVAQSIEALDLGPVDLYLIHWPMPEVGDYVETWRALEGEYKAGRTRSIGVSNFQESHLERLLAETEIVPAVNQIEVHPYFPQPSLRAFNRNHDIVTEAWAPIGQGAVLDDETLAAIGAEVGRSVAQVTLRWHVQRGDIVFPKSSTAARAAENIALFDFALSDEQMSRIDALDADRRLGPNPDEFNWVPE comes from the coding sequence ATGGCACACAACACCGTTCCGTCCATCACCTTGAACAACGACGTGGCGATCCCCCAACTCGGCTTCGGCACCTTCCAGATCCCGCCGGCCGACACCAAGGCCGCGGTCCTGACCGCGCTCGAAGCCGGCTACCGCCACATCGACACCGCGCAGATGTACGGCAACGAGCGCGAGGTCGGCGCGGCCGTCCGCGAATCGGGCATCCCCCGCGACGAGGTGTTCGTCACCAGTAAACTCAACAACGACAAGCACGATCCGGCCGCCGCCGTCGCGGGCGTCGCACAGTCGATCGAGGCCCTCGATCTCGGCCCGGTGGACCTGTACCTGATCCACTGGCCGATGCCCGAGGTCGGCGACTACGTCGAGACCTGGCGCGCACTCGAGGGCGAGTACAAGGCGGGCCGGACCCGCTCGATCGGCGTCTCGAACTTCCAGGAGTCGCACCTGGAGCGGCTGCTCGCCGAGACCGAGATCGTCCCGGCGGTCAACCAGATCGAGGTGCACCCGTACTTTCCGCAGCCGTCGCTGCGCGCGTTCAACCGAAACCACGACATCGTCACCGAGGCCTGGGCCCCGATCGGCCAGGGCGCGGTGCTCGACGACGAGACGCTCGCCGCGATCGGTGCCGAGGTGGGTCGCAGCGTGGCCCAGGTCACCCTGCGTTGGCACGTTCAGCGCGGCGACATCGTCTTCCCGAAGAGTTCGACCGCCGCCCGCGCCGCGGAGAACATCGCACTGTTCGACTTCGCGCTGTCCGACGAGCAGATGTCGCGGATCGACGCGCTCGACGCGGACCGCCGCCTCGGCCCGAACCCGGACGAGTTCAACTGGGTGCCCGAGTAG
- a CDS encoding 50S ribosomal protein bL37, which translates to MSKRGRKRRSRKKNAANHGRRPNA; encoded by the coding sequence ATGAGCAAGCGCGGACGTAAGCGGCGCAGCCGCAAGAAGAACGCAGCGAACCACGGCAGGCGGCCCAACGCCTGA